A DNA window from Elusimicrobiota bacterium contains the following coding sequences:
- the ispD gene encoding 2-C-methyl-D-erythritol 4-phosphate cytidylyltransferase has product MMRAAAIIVSGGSGSRMGRPKQFLPLAGSTVAELSLECFAGMDEVESVVLVLGEDSFREHGTRLAGGKVKVVLAGPTRMGSVRNGFAALPPGVEVVAVHDGARSMITPEVVRATFAEAAKSGAAVAAVPVKDTLKIVERSEMIVSETPDRSRFWAAQTPQTYRYSILKEALEKFAGDADATDESQLVERCGHKVAVVESTYENFKITTPEDITMAGAIIEARAGGRRESRTGFGYDIHKLVEGRELWLAGIKLQHDKGLLGHSDGDAVLHASCDAVLGALGLGEIGIAFPPTDPKFKGLASKDIVANTLGKLAACGGELIHLDATLIAEEPKLKPHYEKLKASLAALFRLPESRVSLKAKSNEGLDAIGRGEAIACHAVATVLAR; this is encoded by the coding sequence GTGATGCGCGCCGCCGCGATCATCGTCTCGGGCGGGTCGGGCTCCCGCATGGGGCGCCCGAAGCAGTTCCTGCCGCTGGCGGGCTCCACGGTCGCGGAGCTCTCGCTCGAATGCTTCGCGGGCATGGACGAGGTCGAGAGCGTCGTGCTCGTCCTCGGCGAGGACTCGTTCAGGGAGCACGGAACGCGCCTCGCCGGCGGCAAGGTGAAGGTCGTCCTGGCGGGCCCGACGCGCATGGGCTCGGTGCGCAACGGCTTCGCGGCGTTGCCTCCCGGCGTCGAAGTCGTCGCCGTGCACGACGGCGCTCGTTCCATGATCACTCCGGAGGTCGTGCGCGCGACCTTCGCCGAGGCCGCCAAGTCCGGGGCGGCCGTCGCCGCCGTTCCGGTCAAGGACACGTTGAAAATCGTCGAGCGAAGCGAGATGATCGTTTCCGAGACGCCCGACCGCTCGCGTTTCTGGGCCGCGCAGACGCCCCAGACCTACCGCTATTCGATCCTGAAGGAAGCCCTGGAGAAGTTCGCGGGCGACGCGGACGCCACCGACGAATCCCAGCTCGTCGAGCGCTGCGGCCACAAGGTCGCGGTGGTCGAGTCGACCTACGAGAACTTCAAGATCACCACCCCGGAGGACATCACGATGGCGGGCGCGATCATCGAGGCCCGCGCGGGCGGGCGCCGCGAGAGCCGGACGGGATTCGGCTACGACATACACAAGCTCGTCGAGGGACGCGAGCTGTGGCTCGCGGGGATCAAGCTGCAGCATGACAAGGGTTTGCTCGGCCACTCCGACGGGGACGCGGTCCTGCACGCGTCCTGCGACGCGGTGCTCGGGGCGCTCGGGCTCGGGGAGATCGGCATCGCCTTCCCGCCCACCGACCCCAAGTTCAAGGGGCTGGCCTCGAAGGACATCGTGGCCAACACCTTGGGAAAGCTCGCCGCCTGCGGCGGCGAGCTGATTCACCTCGACGCGACCCTCATCGCCGAGGAGCCCAAGCTCAAGCCGCACTACGAGAAGCTCAAGGCCTCGCTCGCCGCGCTGTTCCGTCTGCCCGAGTCGCGCGTGAGCCTGAAGGCCAAGAGCAACGAAGGCCTCGACGCGATCGGCCGCGGCGAGGCCATCGCCTGCCACGCCGTCGCCACCGTCCTCGCCCGATAG
- a CDS encoding PIN domain nuclease, with amino-acid sequence MIFRLAVILICPAIVYFGKIAPTPAGLGIGFAVGLFIVGIEYMVAELNLLTLITGVLGIAVGIITSRLVDYSVFQMGNEEIYKVWDKYSLLRFFGFGVLGFVIALRKAPELDDLDKDLLKMGKKRGSDLKILDCNAIIDGRVAEVVETHFLSGTLVVPRFVLTELHRLADAEDPMKRARGRRGLDILARLQEGHVVPVRILDKDVPEIAEIEGKVVKLAREMGARIVTTDFNVNKVATLEGVTVLNVNDLSSALKTVVLPGETMSVFVMKDGKEREQGVGFLDDGTMVVVEDGRRSVGKRLEATVTSIHQTSNGRMIFAKARPEARPERQAA; translated from the coding sequence GTGATATTCCGTCTCGCCGTCATCCTCATCTGTCCCGCCATCGTCTATTTCGGAAAGATCGCCCCGACCCCGGCCGGCCTCGGCATCGGCTTCGCGGTCGGCCTGTTCATCGTCGGCATCGAGTACATGGTCGCCGAGCTCAACCTCCTGACCTTGATCACCGGCGTGCTCGGCATCGCGGTCGGCATCATCACCTCGCGCCTCGTGGACTACTCGGTGTTCCAGATGGGCAATGAGGAGATCTACAAGGTCTGGGACAAGTACTCCCTGCTGCGGTTCTTCGGGTTCGGCGTCCTCGGCTTCGTGATCGCGCTGCGCAAGGCGCCCGAGCTCGACGACCTCGACAAGGACCTGCTCAAGATGGGCAAGAAGCGCGGCTCCGACCTGAAGATCCTCGACTGCAACGCGATCATCGACGGCCGCGTCGCCGAGGTCGTGGAGACCCATTTCCTGTCGGGGACTTTGGTCGTCCCCCGGTTCGTGCTGACCGAGCTCCACCGCCTCGCCGACGCCGAGGACCCGATGAAGCGCGCCCGCGGCCGCCGCGGCCTCGACATCCTCGCGCGCCTGCAGGAAGGCCACGTCGTGCCCGTGCGCATCCTCGACAAGGACGTCCCCGAGATCGCCGAGATCGAGGGCAAGGTGGTCAAGCTCGCCCGGGAGATGGGCGCCCGGATCGTCACCACCGACTTCAACGTCAACAAGGTGGCGACCCTCGAGGGCGTGACCGTCCTGAACGTGAACGACTTGTCCTCCGCCCTTAAAACGGTGGTCCTGCCCGGCGAGACGATGAGCGTGTTCGTCATGAAGGACGGCAAGGAGCGCGAGCAGGGCGTCGGCTTCCTGGACGACGGCACGATGGTGGTCGTCGAGGACGGCCGCCGCTCCGTCGGCAAGCGCCTCGAGGCGACGGTGACCTCGATCCATCAGACCTCCAACGGCCGCATGATCTTCGCGAAGGCCCGCCCGGAAGCCCGCCCGGAGCGCCAGGCGGCGTGA
- the radA gene encoding DNA repair protein RadA translates to MARLKTVYRCQACGHSASKPMGQCPGCSEWNSMAEEVVEARPGALAETLAASGASGSGGPGQLTAFSSAVTALKDAAETPEKRTPVGMAELDRLFGGGIVPGQVILLAGPPGIGKSTLMLQAAARLAEKGPFLYASGEESLRQVSSRAKRLGLSSEQLYLVSESSLSKILAAMEQVKPWAMVLDSIQTVTHPQLASSPGSVGQVRECAAELVRAAKAKDTVVFLLGHVTKDGSLAGPKVLEHLVDTVLYFDTDNHDVLRVLRAQKNRFGPTDELGLFEMGEAGLKEVKDATAFFAAELGRAAAPGRSVSVALEGSRPVLVEVQSLVVPTRYPLPRRMSTGLDLNRVLVLLAAMERHIGLRLEDRDCFVSLAGGLRLKDPALDLAACMAVAGSWRDKSVPSDLVLLGEVSLLGEVARVPQLELRLREAAKAGFKRALVPSRAAKDLPKTLGLTVTGVADLREAAEAAFGVE, encoded by the coding sequence ATGGCCAGACTGAAAACCGTCTATCGCTGCCAAGCCTGCGGGCACTCCGCGAGCAAGCCCATGGGCCAGTGCCCCGGCTGCTCGGAGTGGAACTCGATGGCCGAGGAGGTCGTCGAGGCCCGGCCCGGCGCTTTGGCCGAGACCCTCGCCGCGTCCGGGGCCTCCGGCTCCGGCGGCCCCGGCCAGTTGACCGCCTTCTCGTCCGCCGTCACCGCGCTCAAGGACGCCGCCGAGACGCCGGAAAAGCGCACGCCCGTCGGCATGGCCGAGCTCGACCGCCTGTTCGGCGGCGGCATCGTCCCCGGACAGGTCATCCTGCTCGCCGGCCCTCCCGGCATCGGCAAGTCCACCCTCATGCTCCAGGCCGCGGCCAGGCTCGCCGAGAAGGGGCCGTTCCTGTACGCCTCCGGCGAGGAGAGCCTGCGCCAGGTCTCCAGCCGCGCCAAGCGCCTCGGCCTGTCCTCCGAGCAGCTGTACCTCGTCTCCGAGTCCTCGCTGTCCAAAATACTCGCCGCCATGGAGCAGGTCAAGCCGTGGGCGATGGTCCTCGACTCCATCCAGACCGTGACCCACCCGCAGCTCGCCTCGAGCCCGGGCTCCGTCGGCCAGGTGCGCGAGTGCGCCGCCGAGCTCGTGCGCGCCGCCAAGGCGAAGGACACCGTCGTCTTCCTGCTCGGCCACGTGACCAAGGACGGCTCGCTCGCCGGCCCCAAGGTCCTCGAGCACCTCGTCGACACCGTGCTGTATTTCGACACGGACAATCACGACGTGCTCCGCGTCCTGCGCGCCCAGAAGAACCGCTTCGGCCCTACCGACGAGCTCGGCTTGTTCGAGATGGGGGAGGCCGGTCTCAAGGAAGTCAAAGACGCCACCGCCTTCTTCGCCGCGGAGCTCGGCCGCGCCGCCGCTCCGGGCCGCTCCGTTTCCGTCGCGCTGGAAGGCTCCCGCCCGGTCCTCGTCGAGGTGCAGTCTCTGGTCGTTCCGACCCGATACCCTTTGCCCCGCCGCATGTCCACCGGCCTCGACCTCAACCGCGTCCTCGTCCTGCTCGCGGCGATGGAGCGGCACATCGGCCTGCGCCTGGAGGACCGGGACTGCTTCGTCAGCCTCGCCGGCGGCCTGCGCCTGAAGGACCCCGCCCTCGACCTCGCCGCGTGCATGGCGGTCGCCGGCTCGTGGCGCGACAAGTCGGTCCCCTCCGACCTGGTCCTGCTCGGCGAGGTCAGCCTCCTCGGCGAGGTCGCCCGCGTCCCGCAGCTCGAGCTGCGCCTGCGCGAGGCGGCGAAGGCGGGTTTTAAGCGAGCGCTGGTTCCCTCGAGAGCCGCCAAAGACCTGCCCAAGACCCTCGGCCTGACGGTGACGGGGGTCGCGGACCTGCGCGAGGCGGCGGAAGCCGCTTTCGGCGTCGAGTAG